The following are encoded together in the Salvia hispanica cultivar TCC Black 2014 chromosome 6, UniMelb_Shisp_WGS_1.0, whole genome shotgun sequence genome:
- the LOC125196171 gene encoding ubiquinone biosynthesis O-methyltransferase, mitochondrial-like: protein MIPRQILARARLLARPAPRSSQPVNHYYPSLEFHHNLQTRRYSDAPLPIPAAANPITPVSPEPPLVPVSTPSPTASKSSLNEAELKKFAAISETWWDADGPFKPLHAMNPTRLAFIRSTLCRHFGKDPRSSRPFEGLKFVDVGCGGGILSEPLARMGASVTGVDAVEKNIRIAQLHADLDPTTSSIDYLCTTAEKLVEEQRKFDAVLALEVIEHVADPSDFCKSLSSLTENGGATVISTINRSMRAYATAIVMAEYVLRWLPAGTHDWSSFLTPEELVLILQRASVSVQEMAGFAYNPLTGRWFLSDDIGVNFIAYATKNRE, encoded by the exons ATGATTCCAAGGCAAATTCTAGCCCGAGCCCGATTGCTAGCCCGGCCCGCCCCTCGCAGTTCACAGCCCGTTAATCACTACTACCCGAGCCTTGAATTTCATCACAACCTCCAAACCCGGCGTTATTCGGATGCTCCGCTTCCAATTCCGGCCGCCGCCAATCCAATCACTCCGGTCTCCCCGGAGCCTCCTCTCGTTCCGGTTTCAACTCCTTCACCGACGGCTTCCAAAAGCTCTTTGAATGAAGCTGAGCTGAAGAAGTTCGCCGCCATTTCCGAGACATG GTGGGATGCTGATGGACCGTTCAAGCCGCTGCATGCGATGAATCCGACGAGACTTGCGTTTATTAGGTCGACTCTGTGCCGGCATTTTGG GAAGGATCCACGGAGTTCGAGGCCGTTTGAAGGGTTGAAGTTTGTGGATGTTGGTTGTGGAGGAGGGATTCTATCTGAG CCTTTAGCACGCATGGGCGCAAGTGTTACCGGGGTTGATGCTGTGGAAAAGAATATCAGAATTGCCCAGCTTCACGCG GATTTGGatccaacaacttcatctatTGACTATCTTTGTACAACAGCTG AGAAATTAGTGGAAGAGCAGAGGAAATTCGATGCTGTACTTGCTCTTGAG GTAATTGAGCATGTTGCAGACCCTTCTGATTTCTGCAAATCGTTGTCATCTTTGACTGAAAATGGTGGAGCTACTGTGATCTCAACAATCAATCGATCAATGAGGGCATATGCAACAGCTATCGTCATGGCAGAATATGTCTTGCGTTGG CTACCAGCGGGCACACATGACTGGTCGAGCTTTCTCACCCCAGAAGAGCTAGTCCTAATTCTTCAACGCGCTTCAGTTTCT GTTCAAGAGATGGCTGGGTTCGCCTACAACCCCCTGACCGGGCGATGGTTCCTCTCTGACGATATAGGTGTAAATTTCATTGCATATGCCACAAAGAACCGCGAATAG